AACACGAACATCGGCGCTGGCACGATCACCTGCAATTACGACGGCGAGAAAAAGCACAACACGGAGATCGGCGAAGATGTCTTCATCGGTTCGGATACCATGCTGGTTGCGCCGCTCAAACTCGGTGATGGCGCACGCACTGGCGCAGGCGCGGTGGTAACGAAGGATGTGGCGGACGATACACTGGTGGTGGGCATGCCCGCTCGCGCGATCCGTAAACTGGAACGAAAACACAGGACGAAATAGACAGGCATACCATGACCATCACAAAAACTGAGAAACAATCCCTGATCGATCTGGCAAACGAGGCGCGCCGCCGCGCGTATGTTCCATATTCCAATTATCCTGTCGGTGCGGCATTACGGACGAAGACCGGGAGAATTTTCACGGGTGTGAACGTGGAGAATGCCGCCTACCCGCAAACGATGTGCGCCGAACGCGTCGCCATATTCAAGGCGGTTTCCGAAGGTGAGACGGATTTCGAGATCATTGCTGTTGTGACCAATAACGGCGGCTCTCCCTGCGGCGGGTGCAGGCAGGTCATGGCGGAATTCGGTTTGGATGTGGTCGTGTTGTTCGGCAACGGGGAAGGGAAAATGGTCCATGAAACCACGGTAAGGGAATTGCTCCCCGAAGCCTTCACACCGGAACATTTGGTTCCAGATAATTAGATGTTGGAAAGTGGAGAATGGTAGAACCAACACTTATTCACTATTCTCGATTCTCCACTCGCTGCTCTCCCATGACCGACTTCCGTTCGTTTCGCGCTTCTGCCATTGTTCTCCGCCATTCAGATTGGGGCGAAGCGGACCGCCTGCTGACCCTGTACACCAGAGAGCACGGCATGGTGCGCGCGCTGGCAAAGGGCGCGCGGAAAGTCACTTCGCGCAAAGCCGGGCATCTGGAGCCCTTCACTCACGTCACGATCCAACTCGCAAAAGGACGCGACTTGTTAATCGTCACACAAGTGGAGACGATAAATGCCTTCCTGCCATTGCGCGATGACCTGGTAAAAACCGGATACGCTGCCTATGCCGTGGAATTGCTCCTGCGGTTTTCATATGAAGGTGAGGGTCCGAATCCTTCGATCTTTCGATTGCTCCTTGAAACCCTCAGCCGACTTGAACGGGAGGAAGACACCTGGCTCGCGGCTCGTTATTATGAAATGCGCCTCCTCGATGCAGTTGGATTTCGCCCCCATCTCTTCGAGTGCGCGAACTGTGGGCGGGAGATATTGCCCGAGGACCAGTTCTTTTCCTTTACAGCGGGTGGCGTGATTTGTCCGCGTTGCGGCGAAGGGCTTCCAAACCTGACGGGGATATCGCTGGAAACCCTAAAGTATTTGCGTCACTTCCAACGTTCCAGTTATAAGGAAGCCTCGCGCGCCAAACCCGGTTCAGACGTCCGACGAGAGGTGGAAATTTTGATCCTGGGATACTTTACCTATCTGCTCGAGCGCGAATTGAACACTCCCGGCTTTTTGAAAAAGATCAAGCAATAGCTCACCGCATTGCTTTGATGTCCTTTTTACTCCAGTTCAATACGAAAACCCAAGATACAAGCAATACGAAGGGTTTAAGAATCCGCCAGAGCAGGATTTGGAACCAGCGCCATTTGAAGGAGTAGATGATTTGGGCGATCAGCCAGCGGATGAATAGTGCCTGACCGAGTCCGCTTCGCGCCAGCCGACGCTTGTACCCGCGAAAGGAAAATTCATTTCGCTGATACGACTCCGCGATCTCGCGCGCGGCGATGATCCCATATCCAAGCGCCATGCTGATACCTTCGCCGAAGATCGCATCGGCTCCGACGGCGTCGCCGACAAGCAGGACTCTAGGGACGGATATCCTGTTTTGCGGGCTGTACCAGCGGATGGGATGACCCTGAATTTCATATTCATTCAAATCAAAACCCCAGCGGTTCATTTCCTCGGCAAGCGGCTGAATTAATGCCGGTCGCTTCTGGTCGGATAGAAGGTTCGTGTCATACACTCCCCAGCACCGCATCGCCTCGCCTTTTACCTGCGTGGGGAAATCCCACACGTAACCTGCTATATTTTCAGGAACAGGAAAGAAATCGAAGAATGCCGTTTGCCCCCTCCAAGCCTCTTCTCTCATTCCGCCGGGGGCTGAAGGGGTCAACACTTCCAATACTCGCGCTGTGTAGACCGGGTCATTTGGCAGGATGCTTCTTCTTGTGATCCCATTCGAGCCGTCTGCGCCGACGACGATCCTGGCGTGAAACTCCCCGATATTGGTTTGAATAATTACCTGATCTTCGTGTGGTTGAACGCTCTTGACGATCACCCCTTGTCTAATCTCCAATCCTCTGATCTCCGCCTTTTTCACCAGCCAGTGATCGAACTCATCCCTGCGGACGATGCGTAAGGCATGGCGTTTTGGCACTCGGACGGGTAAACCTTTACCTTCATAATCGAAACGAATTTCATCTGTTGTGACATTTGGGACTTCGCTTACATCCAAGCCGAGGGCTTCGAGAATCCTTTCCGCGTCGATGACCAGCCCGCCAGCGCACAGCTTCGGACGGGGATAATGCTCCTTTTCGAGGATCAGGATGCGGGTGGTAAGATGCGGGGCTAACTTTGCAAGATGAAGCGCGGTGGATAGTCCGCTTGGTCCGCCGCCGATGATCAGGATGTCGTGATTTGGCATATCCCCATTTTGCCAGAGTTTTTAAAGAACTGACAGGAATTAATATCCCGTCGTTTCTTTGAATTAATCCGCTGCCGCTTGTGCAGGCAAAGGCTCGATGGACCTTCTCCAGAAAAACGCCCAATACATGAAAACGGAAATGGTATAAAGCGTGATCGTCCCGATGAAGGGAGGCGCGAAACCGTATTTTACCTGCAGCCAGCCGCTGATGGTGGGACTGAACGCCCAACCGAAGTTCCATGCCATGCTGGTGAGACTGGCAACCGTGGCACGGCCCGAAGGGTCGACGTGCTCCATCACGAACGCTTGATAAACGGGGCTGCTCATGTTCATCAACGCAAGACGGATGTAGTAGGTTGCTGCGCCGACCCAGAAGATCGGTGAAAAACCAAGCAGGATAAGAAACGGGATGGACAACGCCTGTGAAATGACAACCAGTTGGATCTTTCCGGTTCGTTCGGCGAGAGGAGGCGCGGCGAGCAAACCGATGCCCATTGCCAAGGAGCCCCATGCGAACAATGCGCCGATCACCGGGTCGGGCTGGTTATGAACAACGCGGAAGAACACATTCATGAACGGCATGATGAGCCCGGCGCCGAGAGAGGTA
This portion of the Anaerolineales bacterium genome encodes:
- the cdd gene encoding cytidine deaminase, translating into MTITKTEKQSLIDLANEARRRAYVPYSNYPVGAALRTKTGRIFTGVNVENAAYPQTMCAERVAIFKAVSEGETDFEIIAVVTNNGGSPCGGCRQVMAEFGLDVVVLFGNGEGKMVHETTVRELLPEAFTPEHLVPDN
- the recO gene encoding DNA repair protein RecO, with amino-acid sequence MTDFRSFRASAIVLRHSDWGEADRLLTLYTREHGMVRALAKGARKVTSRKAGHLEPFTHVTIQLAKGRDLLIVTQVETINAFLPLRDDLVKTGYAAYAVELLLRFSYEGEGPNPSIFRLLLETLSRLEREEDTWLAARYYEMRLLDAVGFRPHLFECANCGREILPEDQFFSFTAGGVICPRCGEGLPNLTGISLETLKYLRHFQRSSYKEASRAKPGSDVRREVEILILGYFTYLLERELNTPGFLKKIKQ
- a CDS encoding NAD(P)/FAD-dependent oxidoreductase is translated as MPNHDILIIGGGPSGLSTALHLAKLAPHLTTRILILEKEHYPRPKLCAGGLVIDAERILEALGLDVSEVPNVTTDEIRFDYEGKGLPVRVPKRHALRIVRRDEFDHWLVKKAEIRGLEIRQGVIVKSVQPHEDQVIIQTNIGEFHARIVVGADGSNGITRRSILPNDPVYTARVLEVLTPSAPGGMREEAWRGQTAFFDFFPVPENIAGYVWDFPTQVKGEAMRCWGVYDTNLLSDQKRPALIQPLAEEMNRWGFDLNEYEIQGHPIRWYSPQNRISVPRVLLVGDAVGADAIFGEGISMALGYGIIAAREIAESYQRNEFSFRGYKRRLARSGLGQALFIRWLIAQIIYSFKWRWFQILLWRILKPFVLLVSWVFVLNWSKKDIKAMR